One region of Candidatus Methylomirabilota bacterium genomic DNA includes:
- a CDS encoding CPBP family intramembrane metalloprotease, which produces MGIVVAIIGTVMLAVTFIVMMKKSTREGVGAWLVETPLRVWWLPCLMLAYYSMVSAAVDQWDFTLFALLAGYFGLPTLLLYLTGPKSDDTCTGSDLVINFAVVLWIWLLIELKIVNTNWLRVQIGSTRPTALPLGVYAAIIYALIVLSGWRRCDLKCDLSFKKSDLPPMVATFGVLSVTLLLITLSTGLTTLGIAKAVRLNPLGLPLIIAVPIAVFVAVPMIFVSIGVVEEILFRGAIQNLLRHRLKPIGALVIASAVFGLAHVNKRALGYDVPNWPYAGVATIAGLGYGFVFWKTSSITASATVHAMVDAMWILFLRGGK; this is translated from the coding sequence ATGGGGATCGTAGTAGCCATCATCGGTACCGTCATGTTGGCGGTGACGTTCATTGTGATGATGAAAAAATCCACTCGAGAAGGCGTGGGCGCCTGGCTTGTGGAAACGCCTCTTCGCGTCTGGTGGCTCCCGTGTCTCATGCTCGCGTATTACAGTATGGTGAGTGCGGCGGTCGATCAGTGGGACTTTACTCTTTTTGCGCTATTGGCGGGATATTTTGGATTACCGACGTTGCTACTCTACCTGACCGGGCCGAAATCTGACGATACATGTACCGGAAGCGACTTGGTGATTAATTTTGCCGTCGTGCTGTGGATCTGGTTGCTGATTGAGTTGAAGATTGTGAACACGAATTGGCTTCGCGTGCAAATCGGCAGCACGCGGCCTACCGCTCTGCCGTTAGGCGTGTACGCGGCCATTATTTATGCGCTTATTGTCCTTTCTGGATGGAGAAGATGTGACCTGAAGTGTGATCTGTCTTTTAAAAAGTCGGACTTGCCCCCGATGGTAGCAACCTTTGGGGTTCTAAGCGTCACGCTGTTGTTGATTACACTGTCTACCGGGCTGACCACATTGGGGATCGCCAAGGCGGTGAGACTCAATCCTCTTGGATTACCTCTCATCATCGCTGTCCCGATAGCGGTATTTGTCGCTGTCCCGATGATCTTCGTCAGTATCGGAGTGGTCGAAGAAATACTTTTTCGTGGCGCGATTCAGAATCTTCTCCGGCATCGTCTGAAGCCGATCGGTGCGTTGGTTATTGCGTCAGCGGTGTTCGGGCTAGCGCATGTGAATAAGAGGGCGCTGGGATATGACGTTCCGAACTGGCCTTACGCCGGGGTGGCCACTATTGCCGGCTTAGGATATGGGTTTGTGTTCTGGAAAACCAGTTCTATCACAGCATCTGCTACGGTCCATGCAATGGTAGACGCGATGTGGATCCTCTTTCTCAGGGGTGGTAAATGA
- a CDS encoding DNA internalization-related competence protein ComEC/Rec2 yields MRRPLVPLVIAFLLGIMAVRLLQCPAPIWLFTGVAAAALALLSAAYRRLRVASAFLLLLFFSLGAGRLGVEPYLLPPHHIDRLPEEVLEQPLLIEGVVASPGDSVAVDAGGVEDEARRVRIVLDLRTMWLAGREIEVIGRARLTLPGSEIVPAYGERIRGQFKLRRPRGYLNPGGFDYPLYLRSQGVTLEGWAGEASPIERRGTGGGSGPLAFTYALRDRMIQAVNSLLPPEQASLLVAMTLGERSDIPRRITEAFAGSGTYHILAISGLNVSILAGALFFLLKAVRVPLRPSALISMGLITFYAALAGGSASVVRAAVMADVYLLGLILDREADSLNTLALSAFWLLLWQPLFLFDVGFQLTFVATGAILVAVDRLPLASLSVPWRWVATPVLLSVAAFLGTAPILASTFHRISPIGILANLPIVPLSGLLTGAGMLFAVLATVIPGSLGWLATLMRWLIDLLTFLAGWFAGLPFASIQLFSPSIPMAICYYLALGAAMAAMGRRWLRWTACAAALAFVVLIGVRLLPIFQNGQLRMTVLDIGQGDAIVLELPGKRAILIDGGGLFDDRFDVGEQVVVPFLLSRWIGHLDVVVLSHPHPDHLNGLQAVLRHFPIGQVWDSGQRAAIPTYLWFEEVLRDRRIPHKILEAGYQTSEFAPVQIAVLHPSNPMLYGSPRGRFSDVNSNSLVLTVKYGKVTFLLPGDIEQEAEQLLLERGADLAAQVLKVPHHGGRTSSSEPFLTHVHPRVAVVSAGYRNRFRHPHQETLDRYRTNGVNLYRTDLDGAVTVTSDGNTVNVATFRQSNR; encoded by the coding sequence ATGCGCCGTCCGCTCGTACCGCTGGTTATTGCGTTTCTTCTGGGCATTATGGCCGTACGCCTGCTGCAGTGTCCGGCGCCCATCTGGTTATTCACCGGAGTTGCAGCCGCCGCCCTCGCCCTGTTGAGTGCCGCGTATCGGCGACTTCGCGTCGCCAGCGCCTTCCTGCTGCTCCTGTTCTTTTCCCTCGGCGCGGGGCGCCTCGGAGTCGAGCCCTACCTCCTTCCCCCACATCACATCGATCGTTTACCCGAAGAGGTCCTGGAGCAGCCGCTTCTGATCGAGGGAGTTGTGGCCTCGCCGGGCGATTCCGTAGCCGTCGATGCCGGAGGCGTCGAGGATGAAGCGAGGCGGGTCCGGATCGTTCTCGACCTGCGAACCATGTGGCTGGCTGGGCGGGAGATCGAGGTCATCGGGCGCGCGCGTCTGACTCTTCCTGGCTCCGAGATCGTTCCTGCCTATGGGGAGCGCATTCGCGGACAGTTCAAGCTTCGCAGGCCGCGAGGATACCTTAATCCGGGCGGGTTCGACTACCCGCTCTATCTCAGGAGTCAGGGTGTGACCCTCGAAGGGTGGGCGGGCGAAGCCTCTCCTATCGAGCGGCGAGGAACAGGCGGAGGGAGCGGGCCGCTTGCTTTTACATATGCGCTCCGCGATCGAATGATTCAGGCGGTGAACAGCCTATTGCCGCCCGAGCAGGCCTCTCTTCTCGTTGCTATGACACTCGGTGAGCGATCCGATATCCCGCGGCGGATCACCGAGGCTTTTGCGGGGTCCGGCACGTATCACATTCTGGCCATCTCCGGCCTCAACGTGAGCATCCTCGCCGGCGCGCTGTTTTTTCTTTTGAAGGCAGTCCGTGTCCCGCTGCGCCCGAGCGCGCTGATCTCGATGGGTCTTATCACCTTTTATGCTGCCCTCGCTGGCGGGAGCGCGTCGGTGGTCAGGGCGGCAGTGATGGCTGATGTATACCTGCTGGGACTGATCCTCGATCGGGAGGCCGATTCGCTCAACACCCTTGCCCTCTCCGCCTTCTGGCTCCTCCTGTGGCAACCACTGTTTCTGTTCGATGTCGGATTTCAGCTTACCTTTGTCGCCACGGGGGCGATCCTGGTGGCGGTCGATCGGCTGCCGTTGGCTTCACTATCGGTACCCTGGCGATGGGTTGCCACGCCCGTATTGCTGTCTGTCGCCGCGTTCCTCGGGACAGCCCCGATTCTCGCCTCCACCTTCCATCGGATCTCGCCTATCGGCATCCTGGCCAACCTCCCGATTGTGCCGTTGAGCGGTCTGCTCACAGGGGCAGGGATGCTGTTTGCCGTGTTGGCGACGGTCATTCCCGGCTCTCTCGGATGGCTTGCCACACTCATGAGATGGCTGATCGATCTGCTGACATTCCTTGCCGGATGGTTCGCGGGGCTACCTTTTGCCTCGATCCAGCTTTTCTCTCCGTCTATACCGATGGCCATCTGCTACTATCTGGCGTTAGGAGCCGCGATGGCGGCCATGGGACGCCGGTGGCTCCGATGGACTGCGTGCGCGGCCGCCCTTGCCTTCGTCGTCCTGATCGGTGTCCGCCTGCTGCCCATCTTTCAGAACGGCCAACTACGGATGACTGTTCTGGATATCGGACAAGGCGATGCGATTGTCCTGGAGCTTCCCGGAAAGCGAGCTATTCTGATCGACGGCGGCGGGCTGTTCGATGATCGGTTCGATGTCGGAGAGCAGGTGGTGGTTCCGTTCCTGCTATCCCGCTGGATTGGCCACCTGGATGTCGTGGTCCTGTCGCATCCGCATCCGGATCACCTGAACGGCTTGCAGGCCGTCCTCCGCCATTTTCCGATTGGCCAGGTCTGGGATAGCGGGCAGCGGGCCGCCATACCGACCTATCTGTGGTTTGAAGAGGTATTGCGCGACAGGCGAATCCCCCACAAGATCCTCGAGGCCGGCTATCAGACATCGGAGTTCGCCCCGGTACAGATCGCCGTGCTGCACCCGTCGAATCCGATGCTCTATGGCTCGCCTCGCGGCCGGTTCTCTGATGTGAACAGCAACTCTCTGGTCCTGACCGTGAAGTACGGCAAGGTGACGTTTCTCTTGCCCGGTGATATTGAACAGGAGGCGGAACAACTGCTGCTTGAGCGGGGAGCCGATCTTGCAGCGCAGGTGTTGAAGGTGCCTCACCATGGCGGCAGGACCAGCAGCAGCGAACCGTTTCTGACGCATGTCCATCCGAGGGTCGCGGTAGTCTCTGCCGGTTATCGGAACCGGTTCCGACATCCCCACCAGGAGACGTTGGACCGGTACCGCACGAACGGCGTCAATCTGTACAGGACCGACCTGGACGGCGCCGTCACCGTCACGAGCGATGGGAATACGGTCAACGTGGCGACCTTTCGACAGTCGAATCGGTAG
- a CDS encoding radical SAM protein — MIRFWKGVLPSNTLSVLRGLTEDVDKRRVLGDIAIQLDTFDEVAEKVPVKQIVKWSRHLHTKLVVCLVGVQTPQFPRALDLGKQFRAHGIDVIMGGFHTSGTINILGDQEPDIQELYRESIVVVAGEVEGHWGGILADVLNGQLKPLYSFAEDLKNLVDIEKAPLPVTSPKTMKHFARPNFGTVETSRGCPFSCSFCTIINVQGRMMRERSPEAIAELIRRNYLERGINYYFLTDDNFARKKLWRETFEAIIRLREEGIAISFMMQVDLARKPKEFVRLAAEAGCSQVFVGMESVNPENLKSQGKGQNKVEEYVSAVREWHDAGVVVHAAYIIGLPFDTKEQVARDIQYLMEVIQPDQASFFMLTPLPGSEDHREMKMRGEWMDPDLNKRDSFHATTAHPHMTAEEWTAAYQEAWKAFYSKENMANVLARWRHNPVIYWNLIMLYLWYKNAAVIEKQHPMVAGFFRLKDRLARRPGCSIDPVPVHLWKRTKEVCRLFVAWARFLKEMEEIWLQTRPRSEREKRFFDEVQRIQGEIWQTLKIAEWQKAYSDAKTALPAKARALLDPFEELPSKMLLSRHDLNTFLRKWGDLHGKIQTLHRSWIWGEGPAKRWFEHLYALHRDAWQSIKVHEWQEVYSDIQGRLPSRLDRLYVRYDALSNRIVCSRQDLKTFWITTREHMSGMRFWHIQPSALAITCFKELLLTTAFVRSLFASIRRKRAGAS, encoded by the coding sequence GTGATCCGCTTTTGGAAGGGCGTACTGCCCAGCAACACGCTCAGTGTACTCCGGGGCTTGACTGAAGATGTCGACAAACGCCGCGTTCTGGGCGACATCGCCATTCAGCTCGATACCTTTGATGAGGTAGCGGAAAAGGTCCCTGTCAAGCAGATCGTCAAATGGAGTCGCCACCTTCACACCAAACTCGTAGTATGTCTGGTAGGGGTTCAAACCCCCCAGTTCCCAAGGGCGCTCGATCTGGGCAAGCAGTTCCGCGCGCATGGGATTGACGTCATCATGGGAGGATTCCATACCAGTGGAACCATCAATATCCTCGGCGACCAGGAACCGGACATTCAGGAACTCTATCGGGAGTCGATCGTAGTCGTAGCCGGTGAGGTTGAAGGACATTGGGGGGGGATACTGGCCGATGTTCTCAACGGACAACTGAAACCCCTTTACTCCTTCGCTGAAGATCTCAAGAACCTGGTCGACATCGAAAAGGCCCCTCTCCCCGTGACCAGTCCCAAGACGATGAAGCATTTTGCCAGGCCCAACTTCGGGACCGTGGAAACTTCCAGAGGCTGTCCATTTTCATGCTCCTTCTGCACCATCATCAACGTGCAGGGTCGAATGATGCGGGAGCGCTCTCCGGAGGCGATCGCAGAACTTATCCGAAGAAATTACTTGGAGCGTGGCATCAACTACTACTTCCTCACGGACGACAATTTTGCTCGTAAGAAGTTGTGGCGCGAGACCTTTGAAGCAATCATCCGGCTCCGCGAGGAAGGGATTGCCATCTCCTTCATGATGCAGGTGGACCTGGCCCGCAAGCCGAAGGAGTTCGTACGTCTCGCGGCGGAGGCCGGCTGCAGCCAGGTGTTCGTCGGCATGGAGAGCGTGAACCCTGAGAACCTCAAGTCCCAGGGCAAGGGGCAGAACAAGGTCGAGGAGTATGTGAGTGCGGTCCGCGAGTGGCACGATGCCGGCGTGGTCGTCCATGCAGCTTATATCATTGGCCTCCCCTTTGATACGAAGGAGCAGGTAGCCCGCGATATCCAGTATCTCATGGAGGTCATCCAGCCGGATCAGGCCTCCTTCTTTATGCTGACCCCGCTTCCCGGCTCCGAGGATCATCGCGAGATGAAGATGCGTGGGGAATGGATGGACCCCGATCTCAACAAGCGGGATTCTTTCCACGCCACGACCGCACACCCCCATATGACCGCCGAGGAGTGGACCGCCGCGTATCAAGAGGCCTGGAAAGCGTTTTACAGCAAAGAGAATATGGCCAACGTTCTGGCGCGATGGCGGCACAACCCAGTGATATACTGGAATCTCATCATGTTGTATCTGTGGTACAAGAACGCTGCCGTGATCGAGAAGCAGCATCCGATGGTAGCGGGCTTTTTCCGCCTGAAGGACCGGCTGGCACGGAGACCGGGATGTTCGATCGATCCGGTGCCGGTCCATCTCTGGAAGCGTACGAAAGAGGTCTGTCGTCTGTTCGTGGCGTGGGCCCGCTTTCTGAAGGAGATGGAGGAGATATGGCTCCAGACCCGTCCGAGAAGTGAAAGAGAGAAGCGGTTTTTCGACGAGGTTCAGCGGATCCAGGGCGAGATCTGGCAGACCTTGAAGATCGCGGAGTGGCAAAAGGCGTATAGCGATGCCAAGACGGCGCTCCCTGCCAAGGCCCGGGCCCTGCTCGATCCCTTTGAGGAGCTTCCCTCCAAGATGTTACTCAGTCGTCACGACTTGAATACATTCCTGAGGAAGTGGGGAGACCTTCATGGCAAGATCCAGACACTCCATCGCTCATGGATCTGGGGAGAAGGACCTGCCAAGAGATGGTTTGAACATCTTTATGCTCTCCATCGGGATGCTTGGCAAAGTATAAAGGTCCATGAATGGCAAGAAGTCTATTCCGACATCCAGGGAAGGCTCCCGTCACGACTGGATCGGCTCTATGTCAGGTATGATGCCTTGAGTAACCGGATTGTCTGCTCTCGCCAGGATCTCAAAACGTTTTGGATCACAACACGGGAGCACATGAGTGGGATGCGATTCTGGCACATTCAGCCTTCTGCGCTTGCGATCACCTGTTTCAAGGAGCTGCTCCTGACAACGGCGTTCGTTCGGAGCCTCTTCGCATCGATTCGCCGGAAACGGGCAGGAGCATCGTAG
- a CDS encoding adenosylhomocysteinase — protein MPTLTEKNVSSLPDFKVADLSLADFGRKEIEIAEKEMPGLMAVREKYGKLKSLKGVRVTGSLHMTIQTAVLIETLVDLGADVRWASCNIFSTQDHAAAAIAVAGVPVFAWKGETLEEYWDCTFNALVHPGKHGEVLGPQLIVDDGGDATLLIHWGVKAENDASFLDRKPANEEEGCILNLLKKTLKSHPGMWTRMIKDWKGVSEETTTGVHRLYQMMEKGELLVPAINVNDSVTKSKFDNLYGCRESLADGIKRATDVMIAGKVVVVAGYGDVGKGCAHSMRSYGARVIVTEIDPINALQAAMEGFEVTVMEDAAKVGNIFVTATGNVDVITVDHMVMMKGESIICNIGHFDSEIDVAGLKSLPGVQHVNIKPQVDKYVLPNGNNLYLLAAGRLVNLGCATGHPSFVMSNSFTNQTLAQIDLWNNPRPIGVYTLPKKLDEEVARLHLQKLGIKLTRLNPKQAQYIGVSPEGPYKPDHYRY, from the coding sequence ATGCCGACGTTAACAGAAAAAAACGTATCCTCTTTGCCTGATTTTAAAGTGGCAGATTTGTCCTTGGCCGATTTTGGTCGCAAAGAAATTGAAATTGCTGAAAAAGAAATGCCCGGCCTGATGGCGGTGCGTGAAAAGTACGGGAAATTGAAATCCCTCAAAGGCGTCCGGGTCACCGGTTCGCTGCATATGACCATTCAAACAGCCGTGTTGATCGAAACCCTGGTCGACCTGGGTGCTGATGTTCGCTGGGCCTCTTGCAATATCTTTTCAACCCAAGACCATGCAGCGGCAGCCATTGCCGTGGCTGGAGTTCCCGTATTCGCCTGGAAAGGTGAAACCTTGGAAGAATATTGGGACTGTACTTTTAACGCGCTGGTTCACCCCGGCAAACACGGTGAGGTCCTGGGACCCCAGCTCATTGTGGATGATGGTGGCGATGCCACTCTGCTCATTCATTGGGGAGTTAAAGCCGAAAACGACGCGTCTTTCCTGGATCGAAAACCGGCAAACGAAGAGGAAGGTTGTATTCTCAACTTGTTGAAAAAGACCTTGAAGTCCCATCCTGGTATGTGGACCCGCATGATCAAAGATTGGAAAGGGGTTTCGGAGGAAACCACCACCGGCGTCCATCGTTTATACCAGATGATGGAAAAAGGGGAACTTTTGGTGCCGGCCATTAATGTGAACGACAGTGTCACCAAGAGCAAGTTCGATAATCTGTACGGATGCCGAGAGTCATTGGCCGACGGTATCAAGCGCGCCACCGATGTGATGATCGCAGGTAAGGTAGTAGTCGTGGCCGGCTACGGAGACGTGGGCAAGGGTTGCGCGCATAGCATGCGCAGTTACGGGGCCCGCGTTATCGTCACTGAGATTGATCCCATTAACGCTCTACAAGCGGCGATGGAGGGCTTTGAAGTCACCGTTATGGAAGATGCCGCCAAGGTGGGAAATATTTTTGTCACCGCCACCGGTAACGTGGATGTCATTACCGTAGATCACATGGTGATGATGAAAGGGGAAAGCATCATTTGCAATATCGGGCATTTCGACAGCGAAATCGATGTGGCCGGGTTGAAATCCCTTCCGGGTGTACAACACGTCAACATCAAGCCCCAGGTAGATAAATATGTACTTCCCAATGGGAATAACCTCTATCTTCTGGCTGCAGGACGTCTTGTCAACCTGGGTTGTGCCACGGGTCATCCCAGTTTCGTCATGTCGAATTCATTTACGAACCAAACCTTGGCCCAAATCGATCTTTGGAACAATCCACGACCCATAGGTGTGTACACCTTACCTAAAAAGTTAGATGAGGAAGTCGCTCGACTACATTTGCAAAAACTGGGAATCAAGCTGACCCGGTTGAATCCCAAGCAGGCTCAATATATCGGAGTCTCTCCAGAAGGTCCCTATAAGCCGGATCATTATCGTTATTAA
- the lptG gene encoding LPS export ABC transporter permease LptG, whose amino-acid sequence MRILDRYLAREFLRTFVFSLAVFLALSAIVDLFDRLSRFLDVSGMVVIQYYFHRLPWFGFQVMPIAVLLAALFSLGKMARNNELLAMKMGRLSSFRIVVPLLVLGLMVSLAALILGESIIPRMNERALDTYRVKVQKVSPFQRTKNNDIWYRAKGNRFLHISLLDAASSTVQGFTLFELSPDFRLLRRIDAKEARWQGGQWWLRDGNISWTRPDGAYRVDHFTNLTLNLEEKPTDLARVVRESEEMTSSDLREYIERLAKTGVNSIRYQVDLAAKGSTAFTNLVMALIGIAFALRTGKRGVMAWTGACVVVAVCYSILNSFSISLGRGGVLPPLVSAWLPNALFTAAGLSSVLTVKS is encoded by the coding sequence ATGCGAATCCTGGATCGTTACCTTGCAAGAGAGTTTCTGAGAACATTCGTCTTCTCGCTGGCGGTTTTCCTCGCGCTTTCCGCCATCGTGGATCTGTTCGACCGCCTATCCCGCTTCCTTGACGTGTCCGGCATGGTGGTGATCCAATATTATTTTCATAGGCTGCCATGGTTCGGGTTCCAGGTCATGCCGATAGCAGTGCTGCTTGCCGCCCTGTTCAGCCTTGGAAAAATGGCTCGGAACAATGAATTGCTCGCCATGAAGATGGGCCGCCTGAGCTCCTTCCGTATTGTTGTTCCGCTCTTGGTCCTCGGTCTCATGGTGAGCCTTGCGGCCTTAATTCTTGGCGAGTCAATTATCCCTCGAATGAACGAGCGCGCGCTGGACACATATCGGGTCAAGGTACAGAAGGTCTCCCCCTTCCAGCGTACTAAGAACAACGATATCTGGTACCGGGCTAAGGGTAACCGGTTCTTACACATCTCGCTGTTGGATGCGGCATCGAGTACTGTCCAAGGATTCACACTCTTTGAACTCTCGCCGGATTTCAGACTGCTGAGAAGGATCGATGCAAAGGAGGCCAGATGGCAAGGCGGACAGTGGTGGCTTCGGGACGGCAACATTTCATGGACCAGGCCTGATGGAGCCTATCGAGTCGATCATTTCACGAACCTCACACTGAATCTGGAAGAAAAACCCACGGATCTCGCCCGGGTGGTGCGGGAATCTGAGGAGATGACCTCTTCGGACCTTCGAGAGTATATTGAACGACTGGCCAAAACTGGAGTGAACTCTATACGGTATCAGGTAGACCTAGCAGCAAAGGGCTCTACGGCATTCACGAATCTTGTGATGGCCCTGATAGGGATCGCATTCGCCCTTCGTACCGGCAAGCGAGGCGTGATGGCCTGGACGGGCGCCTGCGTGGTGGTCGCCGTCTGTTACTCGATTCTCAACTCCTTCAGCATTTCCTTGGGGCGTGGCGGCGTTCTGCCTCCGCTGGTCTCGGCCTGGCTTCCCAATGCTCTCTTCACTGCTGCCGGCCTCAGCTCCGTACTCACGGTGAAGAGTTAG
- a CDS encoding LptF/LptG family permease has product MRFFCLIDRHLLREMAAAFALGLGTFTFVLLMDQMMRLMDLIINKGAPVGVVLRLVLYILPFSLTVTIPMSVLLAVLSTYGRVSSEGEAIVLKTSGLSLYRLMAPGVFFGIVATLATLWISTLVQPNSTRAFKTLTYQLYHTQALTALDEGVFNTEYPGLAIYVNRSEKRDGTLQGILVIDQRGQADQHLIIAREGKLLNKNDETEAPIGLQLSKGTLHVSSHDNPTRYRNLDFETYDLQILAGGTLAETVGRVRQGKEMNLEELRAEITRLNKTGDKAWSLQVELHKKFALPIACLILSAIGAPLAIRIKKASRGVSLALSVAFAVFYYILLATGESLGSRGAIEPAIGVWFPNLTLGIIAISLVLMEGREAVLPVKIRLAMRTLMVYFTRATSRQKTVES; this is encoded by the coding sequence TTGCGCTTTTTCTGTCTGATCGATCGGCATCTGCTGAGAGAGATGGCGGCCGCCTTCGCGCTCGGACTCGGCACCTTTACCTTCGTACTGCTGATGGACCAGATGATGCGCCTAATGGATCTGATCATCAATAAAGGGGCGCCCGTTGGAGTCGTCCTGCGTCTCGTCTTGTATATCCTTCCTTTTTCTCTAACGGTTACGATTCCGATGTCCGTGTTGTTGGCGGTCCTGTCCACGTATGGCCGCGTCTCGTCCGAGGGAGAAGCGATCGTCCTTAAAACAAGCGGCCTCAGTTTGTACCGCCTTATGGCGCCTGGGGTTTTCTTCGGAATCGTTGCCACGCTCGCCACCCTTTGGATCAGTACCCTGGTTCAGCCCAACAGTACAAGGGCCTTCAAGACGTTGACTTACCAGCTCTACCACACCCAAGCGCTCACAGCCCTCGATGAGGGGGTATTCAACACCGAGTACCCGGGGCTTGCGATCTACGTGAATCGCTCGGAGAAACGGGACGGGACACTCCAAGGCATCCTGGTCATCGATCAAAGAGGCCAGGCCGATCAGCATCTGATCATCGCTCGAGAGGGAAAACTGCTCAACAAGAATGATGAGACGGAGGCACCGATCGGGCTCCAATTATCGAAGGGAACTCTCCACGTCAGCTCCCACGACAATCCAACCCGGTATCGAAATCTCGATTTTGAAACCTACGATCTACAGATCCTGGCCGGCGGTACCCTTGCTGAGACGGTAGGGCGAGTCAGGCAGGGTAAGGAGATGAATCTTGAGGAACTGCGAGCGGAGATTACACGACTGAACAAGACTGGGGATAAAGCTTGGTCGCTGCAGGTAGAACTGCACAAGAAATTTGCTCTCCCAATTGCCTGCCTCATTCTGAGCGCGATAGGCGCCCCGCTCGCGATTCGCATCAAGAAGGCCAGCCGCGGCGTCAGCCTTGCCCTCAGCGTGGCCTTTGCCGTGTTCTACTATATCCTGCTGGCGACCGGCGAGAGTCTGGGATCGCGCGGGGCAATCGAGCCCGCCATCGGCGTATGGTTCCCGAACCTCACCCTCGGTATCATCGCAATCAGCCTGGTTCTTATGGAGGGTCGCGAGGCCGTTCTACCCGTTAAGATTCGATTGGCCATGCGGACTCTGATGGTATACTTTACGCGGGCCACCTCACGGCAGAAAACCGTAGAATCATAA
- a CDS encoding universal stress protein, whose amino-acid sequence MIPKYQKVLVTTDLSPLGNTAIPHAYAILAERGGTVILLCTVDVSGMPDPLYSQPTPGETLAEERAEIREKLFSSLEALVPEEVRTEGKVKTEVRVVEIAGSVHDAICEEAATKEVDVIVMASHGYSGMKHLILGSVVEHVLRSADRPVLVVRARK is encoded by the coding sequence ATGATACCAAAGTATCAGAAAGTACTGGTAACTACAGATCTTTCACCCCTCGGAAACACCGCCATCCCCCATGCCTATGCTATCTTGGCAGAACGGGGCGGCACTGTCATCCTTTTGTGTACGGTTGATGTGTCCGGGATGCCGGACCCGCTCTACTCTCAGCCCACGCCTGGGGAGACGCTCGCTGAGGAGCGGGCGGAGATCCGGGAAAAGCTGTTCTCCTCGCTGGAAGCACTTGTGCCTGAGGAGGTTCGCACAGAGGGAAAGGTGAAAACGGAGGTACGTGTGGTAGAGATCGCCGGATCAGTCCATGATGCGATCTGCGAGGAAGCTGCAACCAAGGAGGTGGACGTCATCGTGATGGCATCTCATGGCTATTCCGGGATGAAGCACCTTATCCTGGGCTCAGTGGTAGAGCATGTGCTGCGGTCAGCCGATCGACCTGTCCTCGTTGTCCGCGCTCGGAAGTGA